The Halichoerus grypus chromosome 3, mHalGry1.hap1.1, whole genome shotgun sequence genome segment AAGAGCCCCCCTAGGGGGGATACCCCATCCCACCCTTGGTCCTACCCCTCCATCTTCCCATGCACTCTTCCCATCTGATTTGATGAGGCAGGTGCAATCAGTGGATTTCCAAGGTTCCAATTTGCAAGGGATGCTGGGAGCAAGACATTCCAGAAAACtctggtggggaggaaggggctaCTGCTTCCTGTCCCCTCAGTCCCCACAGGAGCCAAGCCAGAGGGGAGCATGGAGCTGCTGTCCACGCCCCACAGCATCGAGGTCAACAACATCACCTGTGACTCCTTCCGCATCTCCTGGGCCATGGAGAACAGTGACCTGGAGAGGGTCACCCATTACTTCATTGACCTTAACAAGAAGGAGAACAAGAACTCCAACAAGTTCAAGCACCGGGTGAGTGGAGGGTGCGCAGAGGGCCTCTTGCTCATACCCCTCCTTGAAGGAGGCAGGGTAATGGAGCGCTTGCTGGTGGGTGATGGTTGGGAGTCCGACAGGCCTGGTTCAAACCCAGGCTCTTCTCCCAGTGTAATCTTAGGAAAGTTATTTAGCCTCACTGAGCCCAAGTTCCTTCACTggtaaaaagggaataataatgCCAGCCCCCGCAGGCTTGTGAGAGGCTTCAGTGAGGTAATGTTTGCGTGGTGTCTGGCTTGGGGCCCAGCCCCCGGGAACGCCATTATCGGCATCACGACTGGGGCTTCAGACGGGGCGGGAAAACCTGAGGGGGGCCACAGACATCACACCGGGGGTTGGCGTCTCAGGGTATGACAAAGCCCCCGACTCAGGAAGCAGCTTTGTTGTTGGCTGCGTGGGCAACATGGGCCATGGGAGGGCTGGGGCCCTTTGCTTGGTCCTCATTGACCCCTCCTGGGCCGCCGTGATCCTCTCTGCCCCTGGCCCTCCGGCCTACTGGTGGCTGGGTTTAGGAAAGCAGCATGGGAGAGTCCTCTGCTGGCTGGGGTGTCCTTTCCCTGGGTTaaagccggggtgggggtgggtgggaagaaggCTCCCATCTCCTCAAGctggcagagaggaagggggaagagtgAGGTGGGAAGGAGCTGGTTCCCACGACGACTGCATCATGTGGGttactcaccctctctctctttggaaCTGGCTCTCCCGATCTGGGTGTCTTTTGGCAGGCCAGTTGCCACGGTGACGTGAATGTTCAACACCACCCCCttaaccctccccccccaaagaATAAGGcatattttcccttcctccctggctCTCAGCATTTGCCGTTGCCGTGGAGACGGCACTGCAGTGTGCAGAGCTCTCGAAGTCTCCCTCAAAAACGGAGGTCTCGCCGCCCTCAACTTTCGGCCTCCACCCCCGTGGCCTTTCTCCTTAGTTCCCAAGAGAACGGGCATCAGGGGGCATTACtgaggggtggaggctggggggtATCTGTATGGCCTTCCCAATGGCCACTGCTTGCTTCCGCAGGAAAATGGTGGCCAGGGCGCTGAGCCATTGAATCTCTGAGATTTTGGCCCTCCTCGGGCAGCCTAGGGGCCGTCTGGGGAGCGTGAGTTCTGGCGGAATGCCAAGATTGGGCACGACCCCCAGTTTGACTCTCGGCTCTTCTGCATCCCATTTCTCAGGATGTCCCCACCAAGCTTGTGGCCAAGGCCGTGCCACTGCCCATGACAGTAAGAGGCCACTGGTTCCTGAGCCCCCGCACGGAGTACAGCGTGGCCGTGCAGACGGCCGTGAAGCAGAGTGACGGGGAGTACCTGGTGTCCGGCTGGAGCGAGACGGTCGAGTTCTGCACCGGGGGTGAGGCCGTGCCGTCTCGCTGCTTTGACACATCGGTCTTAGTTAGGGTCGGGAGGGGGCTGCGTCTTAACCCAGCAGACGCTATGAGCACCTGCTGAACGCGGGCACCATGCTTCGGCCATCAGGGAGGCAGCCCAACGAGACCCCCTGCCAAGCCCGCAGTCTGACATGGGGGGGTGGTGCAGACGTCATCACTGCTAGTTGGGCTGCCAATACCGCTTCCGAACAGGGATGCACTTCCTTTTCAGGCTCGGGGCAAGCATGCTGTTTTGAATCGTGGTAAAATACCCGTAACACAAAGTTTCCCGTTTTAACCAGTTAAGCGTATGGGTCAGTAGTATTAAGTACGTTCACAGtggttgtgcaaccaatctccagaactttgtcatcttcccaaactgaaactctacacccacTACACGACAGCTCTCCTCCTCacttcagcccctggcaaccaccatttcaCTTGTGTCTCTGTAACTTTGACTCCTCTCGGTAGCTCCTGCGAGGGGGATCACGCagcatttgtccttctgtgactggagCATTAGTTCCGTTATTTCACTcggcatcatgtcctcaaggttcatccatgttgagcatgtgtcagaatgtccttcctttttaaggctcaaTAATATCCCGTCGTATGTATagaccacactttgtttatccatcatAGGTCGAAGGACAGTcagtaagtaataataataataatcccatTTGCTCATCCTGAGCCCCCACTTAGCCTGGGAACCTGACCCCTACTTAGGGGTCCTGCAAACCCTCTTAGCAGAATTAAGTTGGCAAATTCCAGTATGAACAAGCACCAGGCTTATGTGTACCTGGTAATGGATGACCCAGGATCTGCCCCACAAATAGTCCACTCTTTAGGTGTCCAGAGGGGGAACTGCTCcagatctctctctgtcacaaGGAAGGGGCAGGGAACATTCCTAGCCCCGGGCCTCTGAGGCTGCTGGCTCCATCCTCTGCCAAGGCCCATGCCCTAAGTCTCCTTGAGTTGCCATTCTTTTTCGAGCGGTGCTTTTTCTTAGCTCGGCTGCAAAACCCCACTCTGGAGGTGCTCCCACTCCTTGCGGGGAAAGCCTCTTGGTTTACCCCAGAACTCCACATGTAGTGGGAGTTTAATTCAAACTGGGGAGCTGGGGATGGCTGCAGTCCAGTCCCCACTACTCTTGCCAAACCCAGCACCCTGGCCAGGGCTGCATCAGCAAGGAGGAAAGGGCACCTTTTTCTAATTTGTACAAAGGCCCTGTCTTGGCTGGCAGCAGCCCTGCCTGAGCCTCAGGGCCCCAGACGCTGGTCCTGGCCCTGGGAGGTGTCTGGTCTTACCATCCTGTCTCCAgccttccctgcttctcccagggTGCCGAAGCAGTCACTGCCTCCGACCCTGCTCTGGCCACCCACTCACGTCAGTGCTCAGCAGGCCCCTCATGAGCCCCTCCCTATAATGACAACTGGCTTCCGTGCGGGTGGTATGGATGGCCTCCTACCTGCTGGATTTGGGGAGCTCCCCCTAGGGGACCTCAAATTCTCCCCTCTCAATCCTTCTTTTGCTTGCTGGTCTTCTTCACATGAGGATGGCCAGGGATCACAGCTCCTGGGGCCCCCAGCATGACTGTCTAACTGGGCAGCCCCTGCCCCTTTCTGACTCAGAGAGCTGAGCCTCTGGCAATGAGAGTGCAGGGGTGATGAGGACAAACAGCATCCAGCTGTCCATGTTCCCAGCTGGGCCACCTGGCTTGCTCCTATGTGGTCCAAGGTGCTGTGACTGTTTGGTATCCCCTGTTGCTCTGAGGACGGAGGTGGGCTGACATACTCCGTGTGCAGTGGGTGAGTGTGGGGGCATGAGGCTGTGATACCCAGCCTGGCCCTTACCAGCCGGGACTCTTGCAGATTATGCCAAGGAGCACCTGGCCCAGCTGCAGGAGAAGGCTGAGCAGATCGCAGGCCGCATGCTCCGCTTCTCCGTCTTCTACCGCAACCACCACAAGGAGTACTTCCAGCATGCCAGGTACGGCATGGCCCCCAGCAGGGCCCTGGGTCTCGCCTTCCGCCCCTGGCTCTGCTTTGCCTGGACAGCCCTGGCTGTCTGACGTCACGCCCACCTTGTCTTTGCCAGACCCTCCTACGGAGTCCCTATGGCCTCTTATCACAGGCTGGCTCTGGGGGGATGGCTGGCTGCTGGGGATTGGGctccagggaaggagagagctCTCAGGATGGGGATGCCTGGGGGAACTATGCAAACTGGCCTGGGTGAACAAGATCTTGGGTTTGCTCCTCCTTTGGGACAGTTCCTTTCACTGGCTTCTAATGCCAAGGGTCAGCTGTCTCTCCAGTTCAGGCCCTGGGTCccgggggggggtggtggtggtgaggggagcACAGGGTGAGAGGATTCTGTGCATGAAGGGTCCTAGTTTTCAAACTGTGTGCTGCGGAggctggaggctccagggaggtGTCACAGGGCATTTTAGGGGGGTATTGAGGGGTTGTTGAGGAAATTAGGGTGAGGCTTGGTGGGCCCCACATCTATCGATCAACTGGAGCAGCTTCAATTTCACTGCTTATCGACTGCCTATGTATAATATCttttggggaagaaagagaggggctcTGTAGTCCAAAAATATTTGATTCAATTGATGATCTGGTCCAACCCTTTCAGCCTACAGATGGGGAGCCTGAGGCGCAGAGAGCCAGTAAGTCACTAGTCACCTGGGACATCCAGGACCTGGCAAGGGTGAAGCCGGGTCTGGggctgcccaccctccccaggcctgctGACACCGCCCCAAGTCCATGTCCTTCTAAGGCTGGGCTAGGGCAACCTGTTAGTCTTACTGTCTTTGTCATTGCattcagctgggggtggggtgctccCACCCTACCCCAGCATGGCAGGGAGCtaatggggtctttggtttttgTACTAAAGAAGAGAGGCAGCAAGGTGAGTGGTGAGCACACTGGCCCAGTTCCAGCTCCTTTCTCAGCAAGcatgcaagagagagaaagcacccaTATGTGCCAGGATGTAAAGATGAATAAAGGGCAGAGTCCCCCCTCTTGAAAACCTCAGAGTCTATCAGCGGGACAGTACAGACAGATGGAATGTAAGAAGTACGTGTGATTGTTGGGTAAAATTCAGTACCTGCACGTAGTAGGCAAAGTTTTGTTGAATACAAGTGCCTGATGTTCCTGGAAGATTTTGGAGAGGAGGGGACACCTGTGCTGGGCCAGGTGAAGAGAGGTCCAGGGAAagcagtccaggcagagggaagagcactgcaaaggcacagaggcaggaaagTTGGGGTTCATGTGTGGCTGGAGAATGTTACTTgtgggtgtgggggtggtgggaggtggggtcagAAAGACCAGACCTTGATGGCCTTGCTTTTCATGAAAGCTCCATCAAAGGGTTTTAAGGTGGGGAGTGGTAGGTTCAGACCTCTCCTCTGTGAAGGAGTGGCTTGCATCAGCCCATCTCCAGGGCTCTCCCTGCTCTCACATTCTGGAATGTTCTATTTGCGACTGATGGAGGCGGCAGCTGGTGGGAgagctgggagctgggctggCTTCCTTCTCAACCACACACAGCAGCCAAGCGTCAGCCCAGCTAACCAGCggcattttctcttccctttggcATTTTTCCCTGGGGTGGGTAGGACCCACTGCGGGAACATGCTGCAGCCCTACCTGAAGGACAACAGCGGCAGCCATGGCTCCCCAACCAGCGGCATGCTCCACGGGGTCTTCTTCAGCTGCAACACAGAGTTCAACACAGGCCAGCCTCCTCAGGACTCCCCCTATGGCCGCTGGCGCTTCCAGATCCCTGCCCAGCGCCTTTTCAACCCCAGCACCAACCTCTACTTTGCGGACTTCTACTGTATGTACACAGCTTACCACTATGCCATCCTGGTGCTGGCCCCCAAGGGCTCCCTGGGGGACCGCTTCTGCCGTGACCGCCTGCCCCTCCTGGACATTGCCTGCAACAAGTTCCTGACCTGCAGCGTGGAGGATGGGGAGCTGATCTTCCGCCATGCCCAGGACCTCATCCTGGAGATCATCTATACTGAGCCCGTTGACCTGTCCCTGGGCACCCTGGGGGAGATCAGCGGGCACCAGCTCATGAGCCTGTCCACTGCTGACGCCAAGAAAGACCCCAGCTGCAAGACCTGCAACATCAGTGTGGGCCGCTAGGGActcctggggagctggggggctAGGGAGAGATGACAGGCAGGGTGGCGATGGGTGGCATAGGTTCAGGGAGCTGgctttctctcccctgcccccccccagctccctccacGCCACAGCCTCCCCCTTTCCCACCCCGTGGCATTAGAGGCAACAGAGGGTGTCCCCTTGGTAGGCGTGGCCTATTCACCCCTGGTGGACTTGGTAACGCTTCTTAGCCTCCGTAGGTTGGTGGAAGGAGGGTAGATTTCTGGAGATTTCCCCATTCCTGGTTTCCCTGTCCTGCTGTTTCTTGCTTCATCCCGGCCTCCACCTCATGGAAACTTACAGCCTGGGGGCTGTCGCTGAGCAGCCACCCCGGGCCAGAGCCCACGTGTTGCTTGCCCGCCCCCAGAGGCGCTGCAGAGAGCTGCGGGTGCTCCTCTCCAGCCCCGCCCACCCCACTCAGGGCCAACCACAGgatacccctcccctctgggccGGCCCGGGGGGCTTCCGACTCCAGGCCTGGCCCTTTCCCTTTATACATAGTCTCCTGCACCGCTCTGACCCCCCAGCACCCTCTTCCTGCATGGGGAGAGctgtccctccccttctccacctGCCCTCTAGAAAGGGGCCCTCTTTTTCCTCCTGGCTTTGGGGGCTCCGGGCTGTTGGGACTTTAACTTTCTCCTCTGGAGATGATGTGTACCCCAGCGTACCTTCTCCCTTGCTCAGAGCACTGAGGTCTGCGGTGGCAGCCACTGGGGTCGAGGAGGGGGACAGAGACCCCTGAGACCCAGAGGTAACCCTTCTCAGCCGTAAGGGGGCCGCCTCCTGCCCCGAGGGGACCCGGTGTGGAACTAGAATTGAGGGCTTTCCCAAGAGCCCCGGCACCCTGCCTGACTGTGCGCtttgctcgctctctctgccACGGGGCCGTGACTGCACCGTGCCTGCGTGTGATCTGGACTGTGGCTTCCCTGCCACCGCACCTCACGCCCCGCCCACCGGCACCGTCTGCTCCCCACCGCCAGCCCGTTGGCAGAGAGCCCCTTCCCTGGGGAGTTCTTGGAGATGGCTTCCTGGGCCTCCCAGCGTTTTTGCCTATTTCCTACTTTGGTATGGGTCATGAGGGTGGTGAGGGTGGACCCCCGGGATAAACGAACCAGGTCGGGGGGCAGGTGGAGGTGTGCATGGAGGCAGCTAGCTGTTCAGgggatggtggaggtgatggcaGGCAGAGGACAGCAGCCCCCACAGTGACAGCCAGATCCCCGTGATGAAGTACCGAAGGGGCCAGAAGGCCAACAAGGCCATATCTCAGTAAGGGCGCAGGTGGGACAGCTGGTCGCCTCTTGTGTAGCCACAGGGAGTGGTGTGGTCAGCTGTCTCGGTGGCACGGAGCAGGTCTGGGGGCCCTGGGAGAAGCATGGAGGAGAGGACATGGGCCCCCAGGCCTTTTCCCCCTCTGCTGACTGCGTTGCTCTGGGGGGTGGCCCACTGCTCTCCCCTGGCCCTGTGTCTGCCCTGAGCTGGGGGCACACCCGCCTTGTTGTGCTTGCGACGTGCATCAATAAACCACCATGGCCTGAGAGCCCCGAATCTCTTTGAGctctgggaggggtggggtaggCAAGTTGTACAATCACAGAGGAACTCAACTGGGGATGTCCCCCAGGACAAGACATCTGGAACTGTCTCCAAGGGTGTTCCAGATCTTGCTGTGGGAGGCAAGGCTCAGAAAGCAGAGCCGTATCTCTAGCTTAGAAGGGACTTTGGAGGTCTTTTGGTGCTACCCTGCACTTTGcggaaggggaaactgaggccttaTGAGAGGGGAACCTGTGGCAATCTGAAGACCTTAGCAAGGTCCCCTGTTTGGAGCCCTTCCCAATGCAGCAGCCTGCCACTGCGTCAGACCCAGATGCTGCTGAATTTCCCTCGCCCAGAGCCcaactctcccctccccagcagggcTCCTCATTTGCAGATCTGAGTCACCTCTGCGTCTATTATTATGGAATTATTAAAATGATCTTCTGCTGGAGTAGAAAAGCTCCAGAAAAATTAGAGTCACCTCACTGACACTGCCTGGCTCAGGACCAAATGAACATGTGTCATCCAGAGCTTGGGGCACAGCCTCCTTGGGCTAGGGGAATGCTGAAGGGCAAACGACCCCTTCCTGAGggcctactatgggccaggcatttGGCCAAGTGCTTTCACACACATCAGCTTATGTAGTCTTCACAATGGCCCTCCGCCGTAgtattcccatttaacagatgaagaaattgaggcacaaaaaagttaaataaaagccTTGCCCATGTCTTACAGCTGGTAGGCAACAGTACCTGGATTGGATTCAGAAGCTGGAATCTTCCCATTCTACTGTCCTGTCTCCCCTAGTGTCTGCCAGGAGCCGCCTGAGCATTAAGGCTATGGGCAGGCTGGTCTCAGCACTTGGCCCTCTCAAGGGTCTCCCCTCTACATCTCTTCTGGCTGATCAAGGCTGCACCTTGATCCTGAATAACACCAGGGGGGGCTGTGGAGTCACAAATGCCAAGGAGCCTTCTTTTAAAGGAGTAGTGGGCAGCACTGGGTGTCCAGAATTCCACAGACAGGGAATGACCTCCAGGGcccatccttccctcctctggTCAGgagacccccaccccaccccagagggGTTTCCAGAATCCCTCAGAGGTGCAGGCTTCAGTCTTCCTTTTGTGAACCCTCTGGGTTTCTTAGGGAAAGATTGGCTCCCAGTGTCCTCTTTAGTGGGGGATGAAGGCAGCGAActgaggggggggtgggggtggggccgcACGTAGTTTTCcccagagagcctgcttctcgtTGCTCTCTCCAGATGGccgctctgctctgctctccgGTTGCTGGAGGCGCTTGTCAGAGCTGGGTCAGGGCACTGGCTGGAATCTGCCCTGAGGTCCCTTCTGGCCCCTGTCCCTCTAATCTGAcctggtggagggagagaggtcTACGTGCGAGTGCGCGTGCATgggcacgcgcgcacacacacacacacaccacctcccTAGACTGGATTTAGAAGACACACATGGCTGCCACAGAGAGCCACAAAGTGAGGGACAACCCTGGACTGTAGCTGCCACCATCCAGCCGAGGGGCCCCAAGTTAGCCCTGCTCCAatgcaggcagggagggaaaatgaGGCAGTGGCCACCACGGGGTGCCTCCGGTTACAAGCAGGGTGCTCTGCCGTGCGGGCACAAACACACAGACCCACCCAACGCATACACATGGCTACGTGCCCTCGTGCCCCCAGCtgtcagtctctgtctctccgcTCTGCCCATTCCTTCCCTACTGGGCCAGcatctttcttttcatcttgGATGGATGACAGTCTCCCCAAGGTAGTGGGCAGGGAGGAGCCAGCTCTGAGGACCCTCACAGTTTCGTATGGTTTCGGTATGTGTCTCTTCTCCATGTTAGGAAAAAAGGTGGCTGGGGTCCCAAGGAAAGGGATGAGGAGGGACCATTCCCCCAAATGGAGGGAGGCCTTCAGGAAGCTGAGCTGAGGTGATTGGCCATAAAACAGCTTGGCCACAGCATCTGGAGGAGATTGGAACCAGATGTtctgagatgggggaggggagggtgtgggactgggaggaggctggagcaggagaagcaggctggtcAGTAGGAGGCTGAGTTGGGGGCCCTCGTGGCTCTCTGGAGAAAACATCTggctgccctctccccactccccaagtCAGCACTACTATTTTTGCAAACTGGAGCAGCAAATCTTTTCACAGATTCTAGAATCAGCCCTGTGTGTAGGGACAGTCAAGCACAGGGTGTGACTTGGGAGGTGCCCAGAAAGGCTACCAGCTAGCCAGAAATGTCTCCTGCTGCCCCACAAGCCCCGCCTTGCTGTGGGCTAAGCATGGCCTTCTCTGGCAGGAATCCTTCTGCCCTCAGTTCCTAATGCTCAACTGGAAACTAGTGTCCCCAGAAGTTTCCTTTTTGCATAGAAAGAGAGTAGTCCAGGAACTGGAAAACTGTCTggtagagggaaggaaaagaaggcccATTTATGGAGAGCCTCCTATTTGCAGGCACTGTATCAGGATCTCCTCAAAGGGCATCTCGTTGCTTCCTTGCAACCCTGAATGTGTTGTCATTCCCCCGtctagatgaagaaactgaggctcagagatgttaaatgaCTCACCCAGGGGCACACAGCCACCAAATGGTAGAGCTTGTGTTCGAAACTGACTATGTTTACATGCAAGCTTTTGAACTTTTCGTGACACAGAAGCAgatagggggagggggaggggaaggaaaaagggggaaagagaaggaggaaagtgGTGGTGCGCGGCATGTGACTTTCCTCCTACTATAGTGGAGCCACACTTGGCCCTAGAaggtcccccacccccctgctggTGAGGAACCCTGCCCTCTGGCTGCTTGGAGACTAGACCCTGGGTTTTCTTGTCCACCTCAGCTGTGGCAGGAAGGGTTGCCGAGGACAGGGGAGAGGCTTGGGgagcagaggcccagggaggaggcagCTGGCCAGCACCACTGGACAATGGATGGCAGAGCCACGTCCCCTGACTGCCAGGCTAACGCTGTTGTCCCCGCCTCTGCGGGCTACAAAGGTGCTCCCAGAGGCAGGAGTCTGAAGCTCCAGGCTGTGCGCTAATCTCGAGCTGGGAGCACAGTCAGGGGCAGGTCCATCCCGGCTTTTCTGTTCCTGGCCATGCCCTCAGGACCAAGGGGGCCCTCAAGGACTTGCAGACAGTTGTAGGAGCAAGGGGACCTTCCTCTGACATGGAGTCAGCTGAGCTGCTGGGCAGCGCGGCCCGGAGCTGGTCTAGTCTAGAACCCTGAAGCAGCCAGAAGGTGAGGGTGGGTGGGGTTCTGAGAGCACATGCATTGATTAAGTTCTGGAATATGTATTAGTGGCCTGCGCCCAGCTCCTGAGCAGCCTCCACCACCCAGAGGCAGCCTCTGAAGATGGGCCCAGAGCGGACAGGGAAGGCCCACCAGCACGGTCCCTGCGTCATTAGAGGGGTCTGAGTCTATGGTGGTGATGGAGTCTTGGGACAAGCTGGGGCATTGCTGTTCACAGAGTGGAGGGCCGGCTACTCTCTGTGGGCTGGAGCCCTTAAGTCTGGGTGGGGTTAGGATCCTGGCTCCTTCTGGACATGTGGCTCGTGAACTGGGAGTATGGGCCTCTGAGCTTCAGAAGAACGTGGAGGGCTGGTGAGAGAGCTGTGACCACTGACTACAAATTCTGCTGTGGAGGAGCCGATGCCAGGTTGGTTGGCCAAGTGTCTGGGTGAGATGCCCAGGCAGCTCCCATGGTCTGGGGGCCTTTCCATCCCGCTCAGGGCCTCCAGGCTGTCCGGAGCACTGAGGTcggaggaggtgggggcagggaacgGTGGCCATGATGTCACAGGCTGTGACCTCCCTGGAACAATAGGCGGTAACCCTTCAGCCCATCACCCCCTCCCTTGCAGGACCTCCCGGGCTCATCTGCCTTCAGGACTGGACGAGAGAGCGGCAGCCTGACAGTGGGAGTAGGCCAGCTTCCTAGAAGGAGAGGGTCCTGCCTACACATCGGATGCCAGCAATGTGTCTGGTTTCTACTACTGCATTCTGCTAAAAGGGCCTGTCTGGGGTGCACCATACTATGCTGCTGCCTGGGGGTAGGTCCCCTCCCACAGTCCAGAGAGCATCTGGCCCAACATGGGCCTCTGCAATAGGGAGGGACTTGAGGCCAGGAAAAGACCTACAGACCCACCGAAGGAtctcagggagccccagggctgggaacAGGATGCCTGGCCCTCTCTGAAATAGGGGAGTGGCCAGCCCAGGCCGAAGAACCCAGgtcctctctctgcttttttgCCCCTTGAGGTCcatgaagagaaaggggagagagaggctcgTCTGAATGGAGGGAGCAGGGACGTGACTTCTCTCCTCCTGGCCTCTGGGAATCAGGTCTGGGCCTCACtgctggctggggagggagaaggccaTGGCAGGAAAGAGGAGGCTGGCCGAGACACAGCCTTGGGAGAGGGGGCCAGAGCTGGAATGTTTGCTCAGTGGCTGCTGGGTGTCTGGCTCTTGTCTGCATGGGAAGAGAAGGACCCACAGGGGGCCAGCACTCAGTGTTTGACCTTCAGGAAGGCAGAGTTTCAGGGCCAGTTCATGGATCTGTTCAGGCTGATGCCAGTTTTCTGGCTTCTGGTGGGCTCCCCCGGGACACCCTCCAGCCCACCCACCCCTTTCCCtagacagagacagaaaacccGGGTGGACACCAGCTGGACAGACAACATGCCCAGCCCCTTTTTCATACgtccccctacccccccaaaCAGCCTCTTTACAGAATGTTCCACTGCTCACGTCGTGTGGGAGGGCTATGAGCACTGTGTGTGTCCGTACGCCTACGGGCTGAAGTGCGCGAGGaggctgtgtctgtgtgtgcccGAGTGTGAAATCACACCCTCAGGGGTCCTGGAATCAACGGATGGAAGGGCAGCCAGCGAGGCCAGGTGTCCCGGCTGTGGGCCGCTCCCAGACACAGCCAGCCTGCACATCTGGGATGAGATGCCCACCCCCCACAGCCCCTCATGTCCCAGACAGCATCTGGCACGAGATCCTCGCTGTAACACTTTCCGTTTATTGGCTGGGGTGCCCTGGTGTGGCTGACCAGCCGCTGGGCCCAAGACAA includes the following:
- the PHYHIP gene encoding phytanoyl-CoA hydroxylase-interacting protein yields the protein MELLSTPHSIEVNNITCDSFRISWAMENSDLERVTHYFIDLNKKENKNSNKFKHRDVPTKLVAKAVPLPMTVRGHWFLSPRTEYSVAVQTAVKQSDGEYLVSGWSETVEFCTGDYAKEHLAQLQEKAEQIAGRMLRFSVFYRNHHKEYFQHARTHCGNMLQPYLKDNSGSHGSPTSGMLHGVFFSCNTEFNTGQPPQDSPYGRWRFQIPAQRLFNPSTNLYFADFYCMYTAYHYAILVLAPKGSLGDRFCRDRLPLLDIACNKFLTCSVEDGELIFRHAQDLILEIIYTEPVDLSLGTLGEISGHQLMSLSTADAKKDPSCKTCNISVGR